One stretch of Anolis carolinensis isolate JA03-04 chromosome 3, rAnoCar3.1.pri, whole genome shotgun sequence DNA includes these proteins:
- the zbtb38 gene encoding zinc finger and BTB domain-containing protein 38: MTIMSHLKDLKDDFHSDAVLSILNEQRIRGVLCDVTIIVEDTKFKAHSNVLAASSLYFKNIFWSRAICISGHVLELEDLKAEVFTEILNYIYSSTVIVKRQEAVLDLAAAGKKLGISFLEDLTDKNISNSPCLYSLCNTEKGEVKEEKRQEDSAITNGPRITNAYSIYENENCNNFFSPLDLRASFKKMPEKNKGSNISLERHGAGKDVERASTLAEHSYAVTAGCEVFQQKSFYHESSPLDRMGEDGSETGQSMPVIDSVAQTFNTSQAVFNSQITDIPSIQLLTVNGTNAVGHQKVVNNHTFSFKKSHANSDTVLPSKDDENNSDRISGSIVAVIPHVYNCNCCNKSFSDGTQFSAHLQLHVQAQETFICKYCNKQFETVTELETHEQGCGELDNCENEQNCLDNFVISNGQTVTSYISPESTITGNELADYSATNCTMPETDHFVKVVDGQVLYTCSVCKRAYVTLSSLRRHSNVHSWRRTYPCHYCNKVFALAEYRTRHEIWHTGERRYQCIFCLETFMTYYILKNHQKSFHAIDHRLGVNKKTANGGLKPGAYPYKLYRLLPMKCKRPPYKSYGSTSYESIQTSIQVTEDTSSTCIIQNTVTSELPSLNFPHSILPNPTPCNDATAAPVNTPIIISPWEATVSEAELKNDICTIEIPLSSTHLNSGPQDCDSSLQIVSNSNASENSASVINYNNSPPSVIMHSSRISSVIMHSNAVNAVSSTETSDFTTSQVANDDHIHGSEDSKSNIRTRSNKEKKRTLLYNEEETSDNLQYMANAAMSSDISTDPFESSDKTETYIAKPALPGTSADSNVAPLCQITVKIGNEAIVKRHILGSKLFYRKDRKSKYESKEDHTAQIAEREKRERSTSRVCRSDYIELNEMCDDVSDHDSNDKPWRPYYNYKPKKKSKQLRKIRKARWREKHKSRNSYRESEKTHVTSYALRNIPEEKVLQQEEEKNMPSLPCELCEKDNTSAEKAADNLHWDTTTFESYTCELCQKSFQSPSALRMHMRCHTGEKPYTCKTCGKSFSISGNLHKHERIHSGVKDFICQYCNKAFSLNETLKIHERIHTGEKRYQCQFCFQGFLYLSTKRNHEQRHKRENNGKGYACVQCPKVCKTAAALGMHQKKHLFKTPKQEDRDDHLFHESTKPFVSQHFIDTDRLETVKPLLNVGADEHETSST, encoded by the coding sequence ATGACCATCATGTCTCACCTAAAAGATCTGAAAGATGACTTCCACAGCGACGCAGTCCTCTCCATTTTAAACGAACAGCGCATTCGAGGTGTTTTATGTGATGTCACGATAATTGTGGAAGACACCAAATTTAAAGCCCACAGCAATGTTCTGGCTGCTTCGAGcctttatttcaaaaatattttttggagCCGTGCAATTTGCATTTCTGGACATGTCCTGGAACTGGAGGATCTTAAAGCCGAAGTGTTCACAGAAATACTTAATTACATCTACAGTTCCACAGTAATTGTTAAAAGACAGGAGGCTGTTTTAGACCTTGCAGCTGCAGGGAAGAAATTGGGAATATCATTTCTAGAAGACCTTACAGACAAGAACATTTCAAATTCTCCTTGCCTTTATTCATTATGCAATACTGAAAAAGgtgaagtgaaagaagagaaaagacaaGAAGACTCCGCAATCACAAATGGACCAAGGATCACAAATGCATACTCCATTTATGAAAATGAAAATTGTAATAATTTCTTTTCTCCTCTTGACCTCAGAGCAAGCTTTAAAAAAATGCCAGAAAAAAATAAAGGATCTAATATTAGTCTAGAGAGGCATGGTGCTGGCAAAGATGTTGAGCGAGCAAGTACATTAGCTGAGCACTCCTATGCTGTTACTGCGGGTTGTGAAGTTTTTCAGCAAAAATCCTTTTACCATGAAAGTAGCCCACTTGATAGAATGGGTGAGGATGGTTCTGAAACTGGCCAGTCAATGCCTGTTATTGATTCAGTTGCTCAAACATTTAATACATCACAGGCAGTTTTTAACTCCCAAATCACTGATATACCTTCAATACAGCTTTTGACCGTCAACGGAACCAATGCAGTGGGTCATCAAAAAGTAGTAAATAATCacaccttttcttttaaaaaatcccatgcAAATAGTGACACTGTTCTACCTTCCAAGGATGATGAAAATAATTCAGATCGTATTTCTGGATCAATAGTTGCAGTCATTCCACATGTTTATAATTGTAACTGTTGTAATAAATCATTCAGTGATGGAACTCAATTCAGCGCCCATCTCCAGCTCCACGTACAAGCTCAAGAAACATTCATTTGCAAATATTGTAACAAACAGTTTGAAACTGTAACTGAACTAGAAACCCATgagcaaggatgtggagaattaGATAATTGTGAAAATGAGCAGAATTGCTTGGATAATTTTGTTATTTCGAATGGACAAACAGTCACTTCATATATAAGCCCAGAATCCACAATAACTGGAAATGAGCTGGCGGATTATTCTGCCACAAACTGCACAATGCCAGAAACAGACCACTTTGTTAAAGTTGTTGATGGGCAAGTACTTTATACTTGCAGTGTTTGCAAACGTGCCTATGTTACTTTATCTAGTCTCCGAAGACATTCAAATGTTCATTCATGGAGAAGAACATACCCTTGCCATTACTGCAATAAAGTGTTTGCATTAGCTGAATACCGTACAAGACACGAAATCTGGCACACAGGAGAAAGACGGTATCagtgtattttctgccttgagacATTTATGACATACTACATACTCAAAAACCACCAGAAGTCTTTCCATGCAATTGACCACCGACTTGGAGTAAATAAGAAAACTGCAAATGGTGGCTTGAAACCAGGTGCATATCCCTATAAACTTTATAGGCTTTTGCCTAtgaaatgcaaaaggccaccatatAAGAGCTATGGCAGCACATCATATGAAAGCATACAAACTAGCATACAAGTTACCGAAGACACTTCTAGTACCTGCATTATTCAGAACACTGTCACTTCTGAACTGCCATCCCTGAATTTCCCACATAGTATATTGCCAAACCCAACTCCATGTAATGATGCAACCGCAGCTCCTGTGAATACTCCAATTATTATTTCTCCTTGGGAAGCTACTGTATCAGAAGCAGAACTCAAAAATGATATTTGTACTATTGAAATACCATTGTCCTCTACTCATCTTAATTCTGGCCCTCAAGATTGTGATTCCTCTCTTCAAATTGTTAGTAACAGCAATGCCAGTGAAAATTCAGCCTCTGTTATTAACTATAATAATTCACCACCTTCAGTCATAATGCATAGTAGTAGAATTTCTTCTGTAATcatgcacagtaatgctgtgAATGCAGTAAGTAGTACAGAAACTTCAGACTTTACAACCAGCCAAGTAGCAAATGATGACCACATACATGGTTCAGAGGATAGTAAAAGCAATATTAGAACAAGGAGCaataaggagaagaaaaggaCATTGTTATACAATGAAGAAGAGACATCAGACAATTTACAATATATGGCAAATGCAGCTATGTCTTCTGACATATCAACTGACCCTTTTGAATCCTCAGATAAGACTGAGACCTACATTGCAAAGCCCGCATTACCAGGAACATCTGCTGACAGCAATGTTGCCCCTCTTTGTCAAATAACAGTTAAGATAGGTAATGAAGCCATTGTGAAAAGGCATATTCTGGGGTCCAAACTATTTTACAGAAAAGACCGAAAATCTAAATATGAATCCAAAGAAGATCATACAGCTCAAATTGCAGAacgggagaagagagagagaagcacaTCTCGAGTTTGCAGGTCAGACTACATTGAACTCAATGAAATGTGTGATGATGTCAGCGACCATGACTCCAACGATAAACCATGGCGGCCATATTACAATTACAAgccaaaaaagaaatcaaaacagctaaggaaaataagaaaggcAAGATGGAGAGAAAAACATAAGAGCCGAAATTCCTACCGAGAAAGTGAAAAGACGCATGTCACAAGCTATGCACTTAGGAACATTCCTGAAGAAAAAGTCCTCCaacaagaagaagagaagaatatGCCAAGCCTTCCCTGTGAACTCTGCGAAAAAGATAACACTTCTGCTGAAAAGGCCGCGGATAATTTACACTGGGACACAACTACATTTGAGTCCTATACTTGTGAATTATGCCAAAAAAGCTTTCAGAGCCCATCTGCTCTAAGAATGCATATGCGatgccacacaggagagaaaccctacaCTTGCAAAACATGTGGGAAGAGCTTTTCAATATCAGGAAACTTACATAAGCATGAACGCATCCATTCGGGTGTAAAGGATTTCATCTGCCAGTACTGTAACAAGGCATTCAGTCTAAATGAGACACTCAAAATACACGAGAGAATCCATACTGGAGAAAAGCGCTACCAGTGTCAGTTTTGCTTCCAGGGTTTCTTATACCTTTCTACCAAAAGAAATCATGAGCAAAGACATAAGCGAGAGAACAATGGGAAAGGATATGCATGTGTTCAGTGTCCCAAAGTTTGCAAGACGGCGGCAGCTCTTGGAATGCATCAGAAGAAGCATTTATTCAAAACGCCGAAGCAAGAAGATAGAGATGATCATTTGTTTCATGAAAGTACTAAGCCATTTGTAAGTCAACATTTCATTGACACAGATAGACTGGAAACAGTTAAACCTTTACTAAATGTAGGTGCAGATGAGCATGAAACAAGCAGTACTTAG